Proteins from one Corynebacterium epidermidicanis genomic window:
- the aspS gene encoding aspartate--tRNA ligase → MLRTHLAGELRKESIGQSVTLTGWVARRRDHGGVIFIDMRDRSGIAQVVFRESAVAELAHSLRSEYCVKVTGVVEARPAGSENPNLASGDIEVNVSELEILNEAAALPFQINDQSNSGEVGEETRLRYRYLDLRRESQGNALRLRSEVNKAARRVLDENGFTEIETPTLTRSTPEGARDFLVPARLKPGSWYALPQSPQLFKQLLMVAGMERYYQIARCYRDEDFRADRQPEFTQLDVEMSFVDQDDVIALAEQVISEIWKLIGYEISTPIPRMTYADAMKFYGSDKPDLRFDIKIVECTDFFKDTTFRVFQNDYVGAVVMEGGASQPRRQFDAWQEWAKQRGAKGLAYITVGEDGELGGPVAKNITDTERTGIAAHVGAKPGDAIFFAAGDVKSSRALLGAARGEIANKLGLIKEGDWAFTWVVDAPLFEPSADATASGDVALGNSKWTAVHHAFTSPKPEWLDSFDQNPGDATAYAYDIVCNGNEIGGGSIRIHRREVQERVFAVMGITEEEAREKFGFLLDAFSYGAPPHGGIAFGWDRIVSLLGGFDSIRDVIAFPKSGGGVDPLTDAPAPITAAQRKEAGVDAKPKKAAE, encoded by the coding sequence GTGTTGCGAACTCACCTCGCGGGAGAACTGCGTAAGGAATCCATTGGCCAATCGGTGACATTGACGGGCTGGGTTGCTCGTCGACGTGACCATGGTGGCGTTATCTTTATTGATATGCGTGACCGTTCTGGAATCGCACAGGTGGTTTTCCGGGAAAGCGCCGTCGCCGAGCTCGCGCACTCCCTGCGCAGCGAGTACTGCGTTAAGGTCACCGGTGTCGTGGAGGCTCGACCTGCTGGCTCGGAGAACCCGAACCTTGCTTCCGGCGATATCGAGGTCAACGTTAGCGAGTTGGAGATCTTGAACGAAGCAGCTGCGTTGCCGTTCCAGATCAACGATCAGTCCAACTCCGGCGAAGTCGGCGAGGAAACTCGTTTGCGCTACCGCTACCTCGACCTGCGGCGAGAATCCCAGGGCAACGCACTTCGCTTGCGTTCGGAAGTGAACAAGGCTGCGCGTCGCGTGCTCGATGAGAACGGCTTCACCGAAATTGAGACTCCAACGCTTACTCGCTCTACCCCAGAAGGTGCGCGCGACTTCCTCGTTCCAGCACGTCTGAAGCCAGGGTCATGGTATGCGTTGCCGCAGTCTCCGCAGCTCTTTAAGCAGCTGCTGATGGTCGCGGGAATGGAGCGCTACTATCAAATCGCTCGCTGCTACCGTGACGAAGACTTCCGTGCCGACCGCCAGCCAGAGTTCACTCAGCTCGACGTCGAGATGTCGTTCGTAGACCAAGATGACGTGATCGCGCTCGCTGAACAGGTCATTTCCGAAATCTGGAAGCTCATCGGCTATGAAATTTCCACGCCGATCCCACGGATGACGTATGCAGACGCCATGAAGTTCTACGGCTCCGACAAGCCTGACCTGCGCTTTGACATCAAGATCGTCGAATGTACCGACTTCTTCAAGGACACCACTTTCCGGGTGTTCCAAAACGACTACGTTGGTGCGGTCGTCATGGAAGGTGGCGCATCCCAGCCACGCCGCCAATTCGATGCGTGGCAGGAATGGGCAAAGCAGCGCGGTGCCAAGGGACTGGCGTACATCACCGTTGGTGAAGACGGCGAGCTAGGTGGCCCAGTAGCCAAGAACATCACCGATACAGAGCGCACCGGCATCGCAGCTCACGTGGGCGCAAAGCCCGGCGACGCGATCTTCTTTGCCGCCGGCGACGTTAAGTCTTCCCGCGCTCTGCTCGGTGCGGCTCGTGGTGAAATCGCCAACAAGCTCGGTCTTATCAAGGAAGGCGACTGGGCCTTTACGTGGGTTGTCGACGCACCGCTTTTCGAACCATCCGCCGATGCCACCGCGTCCGGCGACGTCGCGCTCGGCAATTCTAAGTGGACGGCCGTGCACCACGCCTTCACCTCTCCAAAACCGGAGTGGCTGGATTCCTTTGACCAGAACCCAGGGGACGCAACCGCATACGCCTACGACATCGTTTGCAATGGCAATGAAATCGGTGGCGGTTCGATCCGTATTCACCGTCGCGAAGTGCAAGAGCGCGTTTTCGCGGTCATGGGCATCACCGAAGAAGAAGCTCGGGAAAAGTTTGGCTTCCTGCTCGATGCATTTTCTTACGGTGCGCCTCCACACGGTGGCATCGCATTCGGCTGGGACCGCATCGTGTCCCTACTTGGTGGATTTGATTCAATCCGTGACGTCATTGCCTTCCCGAAGTCCGGTGGCGGCGTAGATCCGCTCACCGATGCGCCGGCGCCGATTACCGCGGCCCAGCGC